In Saccharothrix syringae, the following are encoded in one genomic region:
- a CDS encoding pyridoxamine 5'-phosphate oxidase family protein: MTAEVLKDAQDPTGTSAFIFNQTAPGPAKPWSWAENLLVSAHTYWLVTTSPDGVPHSRPLWGVWQQDEFLFSSQNRCGGFLEVNPRASVNLQVGEDVVMVEGSCSRVIGVDDISVLADAVEVKYDWKLSVSEDRVHTQFGQSAPVFRLTPDRVYGWAGIAEWQSATRWDFPRRVK, translated from the coding sequence ATGACCGCCGAGGTGTTGAAGGACGCGCAGGACCCGACGGGGACGTCGGCATTCATCTTCAACCAGACCGCGCCGGGACCGGCGAAACCGTGGAGCTGGGCGGAGAACCTGCTGGTGTCCGCGCACACGTACTGGCTGGTCACCACCAGCCCGGACGGCGTGCCGCACAGCAGGCCCCTGTGGGGTGTCTGGCAGCAGGACGAGTTCCTGTTCTCCAGCCAGAACCGCTGCGGCGGATTCCTGGAGGTCAACCCGCGCGCCTCGGTGAACCTGCAGGTCGGCGAGGACGTGGTGATGGTCGAGGGCAGTTGTTCCCGGGTGATCGGCGTCGACGACATCAGCGTGCTCGCCGACGCCGTGGAAGTGAAGTACGACTGGAAGCTCTCGGTGAGCGAGGACCGCGTCCACACGCAATTCGGCCAGAGCGCGCCGGTTTTCCGGCTGACCCCCGACCGGGTCTACGGGTGGGCGGGCATCGCCGAGTGGCAGTCCGCGACCAGGTGGGACTTCCCGCGCCGCGTCAAATGA